A region from the Corallococcus caeni genome encodes:
- a CDS encoding sigma 54-interacting transcriptional regulator — MVRAVARFGDDSGEEDRQLRTDALPAMRSARVRVRLLVLSGPDAGQSYPLTPGRYRVGADASSDVVIADRAVSRSHLLLDVREDGIQAVDVGSRNGSFCEGMRFTTLEVRPGAVLTLGTTELKLVPESEKAHALPLSNRERFGNLVGQSRRMREVFTLLERVAQGESDVLIQGETGTGKELCAEGLHLNGARSTGPFVIVDLAGVAPQLLESELFGHVKGAFTGAQADRAGAFERAHGGTLFLDEVGELPLEVQPRLLRALERRQVKRVGANDYRSVNVRVVAATHQDLEGAVKAGRFRGDLFHRLAVLRATLPPLRERPEDIPLLIDTVLERMGKPPSALSDQTRALLAQYPWPGNVRELRNVVDRVVSLGESALPDLPDTPPARHALSPDLGPEDTLSLALELPFKEAKERLIEGFERDYLRTLLERCGGNVSKASREAGIDRVYLRKLLRKHGLVSGPD, encoded by the coding sequence ATGGTCCGCGCCGTGGCGCGCTTCGGGGACGACAGCGGGGAGGAGGACCGGCAGCTTCGCACGGACGCCCTGCCGGCGATGCGCTCGGCGCGGGTGCGGGTGCGGCTGCTGGTGCTGTCCGGCCCGGACGCCGGCCAGAGCTACCCGCTGACCCCCGGCCGCTACCGGGTGGGCGCGGACGCGAGCTCGGACGTGGTCATCGCGGACCGGGCGGTGTCGCGCAGCCACCTGCTCCTGGACGTGCGCGAGGACGGCATCCAGGCGGTGGACGTGGGCTCGCGCAACGGCTCGTTCTGCGAGGGCATGCGCTTCACTACCCTGGAGGTGCGCCCCGGCGCGGTGCTGACGCTGGGCACCACGGAGCTGAAGCTCGTTCCGGAGTCAGAGAAGGCGCACGCCCTGCCCCTGTCCAACCGGGAGCGGTTCGGCAACCTGGTGGGCCAGAGCCGGCGGATGCGCGAGGTGTTCACGCTGCTGGAGCGCGTGGCCCAGGGCGAGTCCGACGTGCTCATCCAGGGCGAGACGGGCACCGGCAAGGAGCTGTGCGCGGAAGGCCTGCACCTGAACGGTGCGCGCTCCACGGGGCCCTTCGTCATCGTGGACCTGGCGGGCGTGGCGCCGCAGCTGCTGGAGTCGGAGCTGTTCGGCCACGTGAAGGGCGCCTTCACGGGCGCGCAGGCGGACCGGGCAGGCGCCTTCGAGCGCGCGCACGGAGGCACCCTCTTCCTGGACGAGGTGGGTGAGCTGCCCCTGGAGGTACAGCCCCGGTTGCTGCGCGCGCTGGAGCGCCGGCAGGTGAAGCGGGTGGGCGCCAACGACTACCGCTCCGTGAACGTGCGGGTGGTGGCGGCCACGCACCAGGACCTGGAGGGCGCGGTGAAGGCGGGCCGCTTCCGGGGAGATCTGTTCCACCGGCTCGCGGTGCTGCGCGCGACGCTGCCGCCCCTGCGCGAGCGGCCGGAGGACATCCCGCTGCTCATCGACACCGTGCTGGAGCGCATGGGCAAGCCGCCCAGCGCCCTGTCGGACCAGACGCGTGCCCTGCTGGCCCAGTACCCGTGGCCGGGCAACGTGCGCGAGCTGCGCAACGTGGTGGACCGGGTGGTGAGCCTGGGCGAGTCCGCGCTGCCGGACCTGCCGGACACGCCGCCCGCGCGCCATGCCCTGTCGCCGGACCTGGGCCCCGAGGACACGCTGTCGCTGGCGCTGGAGCTGCCCTTCAAGGAAGCGAAGGAGCGCCTCATCGAGGGCTTCGAGCGCGACTACCTCCGCACGCTGCTGGAGCGCTGTGGCGGCAACGTCTCCAAGGCCTCGCGCGAGGCGGGCATCGACCGCGTCTACCTGCGGAAGCTCTTGCGCAAGCACGGGCTGGTGTCCGGTCCGGACTGA
- a CDS encoding GMC oxidoreductase has product MATRAEHFDVVIVGSGFGGSVMAWRLADAGLRVCVLERGKAYPPGSFPRSPHDMRRNFWDPSKGMHGLFNLWSFQGLGGVVSAGLGGGSLIYANVLLRKDAKTFIHEDLHGGGYEDWPVTRADLEAHYDAVERMMHAQRYPLEHAPYSTTAKTLAMKLAAERLGRAGDWQLPPLAVTFGNPGEVPVPGEPIREEHPNLHGRTRTTCHLCGECDIGCNTGSKNTLDYTYLSAAKRAGAELRTLAEVTELWPAEGGGYVVQYLDHTDTPEDVPREGPKSMQPRTTVTADRLVLAAGTFGTPFLLLKNRRHFPGLSGQLGTRFCGNGDLLGFMRQCHDSSTGKQLPRILEGGHGPVITSALHFRSQEEGGTGRGYYLEDAGYPEFVNWLYEGAHQVPLLERGLKLAWRIIRGWTGLTRDSDVSEEIAELLGDCLGSATSLPLLGMGRDIPNGHMRLTKDEMLEIDWRMSGSREYFDEVRQSMADIARTLEGKLVQNPLSYLSRVITVHPLGGCPMGRGPETGVVDATGEAFGHPGLYVADGAMMPGPTGPNPSLTIAALADRFADALIDSHRRSTRGRSWHAPEHAPEHAQEEGPWPSVPPM; this is encoded by the coding sequence ATGGCCACGAGGGCTGAGCACTTCGACGTCGTCATCGTGGGTTCGGGCTTCGGCGGTTCGGTGATGGCGTGGCGGCTGGCGGACGCGGGCCTGCGGGTGTGCGTGCTGGAGCGCGGCAAGGCGTATCCGCCGGGCTCCTTCCCGCGCAGCCCGCACGACATGCGCCGCAACTTCTGGGACCCGAGCAAGGGGATGCACGGCCTCTTCAACCTCTGGTCCTTCCAGGGGCTGGGCGGCGTGGTGTCCGCGGGGCTGGGCGGCGGGTCGCTCATCTACGCCAACGTGCTGTTGCGCAAGGACGCGAAGACCTTCATCCACGAGGACCTCCACGGCGGCGGCTACGAGGACTGGCCCGTCACCCGCGCGGATCTGGAAGCGCACTACGACGCCGTGGAGCGGATGATGCACGCGCAGCGCTACCCGCTGGAGCACGCGCCCTACTCGACGACGGCGAAGACGCTGGCCATGAAGCTGGCGGCCGAGCGCCTGGGCCGCGCGGGAGACTGGCAGCTGCCGCCATTGGCGGTGACGTTCGGCAACCCGGGCGAAGTGCCCGTGCCCGGCGAGCCCATCCGCGAGGAGCACCCCAACCTCCACGGCCGCACGCGCACCACCTGTCACCTGTGTGGGGAGTGCGACATCGGCTGCAACACGGGCAGCAAGAACACGCTCGATTACACGTACCTGTCCGCGGCGAAGCGCGCCGGGGCGGAGCTGCGCACGCTCGCGGAGGTGACGGAGCTGTGGCCCGCGGAGGGCGGCGGCTACGTGGTGCAGTACCTGGACCACACGGACACGCCGGAGGACGTGCCGCGTGAGGGCCCCAAGTCCATGCAGCCGCGCACCACGGTGACGGCGGACCGGCTGGTGCTGGCGGCGGGCACGTTCGGCACCCCGTTCCTGCTCCTGAAGAACCGGCGGCACTTCCCCGGGCTGAGCGGACAGCTGGGCACGCGCTTCTGCGGCAACGGCGACCTGCTGGGCTTCATGCGCCAGTGCCACGACTCGAGCACCGGCAAGCAGCTGCCGCGCATCCTGGAGGGCGGGCACGGCCCGGTCATCACCAGCGCGCTGCACTTCCGGAGCCAGGAGGAGGGCGGCACGGGCCGGGGCTACTACCTGGAGGACGCGGGCTACCCGGAGTTCGTCAACTGGCTCTACGAGGGCGCGCACCAGGTGCCGCTGCTGGAGCGCGGCCTCAAGCTGGCGTGGCGCATCATCCGCGGGTGGACGGGGCTCACGCGCGACTCCGACGTGAGCGAGGAGATCGCCGAGCTGCTCGGGGACTGCCTGGGCTCCGCGACGTCGCTGCCGCTGCTGGGCATGGGGCGCGACATCCCCAACGGCCACATGCGGCTGACGAAGGACGAGATGCTGGAGATCGACTGGCGGATGAGCGGCTCGCGCGAGTACTTCGATGAGGTGCGCCAGTCGATGGCGGACATCGCGCGCACGCTGGAAGGCAAGCTGGTGCAGAACCCGCTCAGCTACCTGAGCCGCGTCATCACCGTGCACCCGCTGGGCGGCTGTCCCATGGGACGTGGCCCGGAGACGGGCGTGGTGGACGCGACGGGCGAGGCCTTTGGCCACCCGGGCCTGTACGTGGCCGACGGCGCGATGATGCCGGGCCCCACCGGCCCCAACCCGAGCCTCACCATCGCCGCGCTCGCGGACCGCTTCGCGGATGCGCTCATCGACTCGCACCGACGTTCCACGAGGGGACGTTCGTGGCACGCACCGGAGCATGCGCCGGAGCACGCACAAGAGGAGGGGCCATGGCCGTCCGTGCCTCCGATGTGA
- a CDS encoding patatin-like phospholipase family protein → MSPAASRWLERQARVNGRPWRWALAAIGWITLVTGAAQMLLPGVELRVLRADASAAPAHFFRIVGMFMVLFGGLLLHGLHEPRANPAAFLWTGLQKVGACGMVAIGVGRGLLSPLALGVAAFDALSAVLVLGFYASLRQREQIISVLKPQVAEEEEAPEPEPTREATSPSVSTLRVADATREPRPLGRPLRALGDDPGVQASSAEAPRRSLVLAGGGMRVAWQAGVLRALTDARLSFNHADGTSGGIITLAMWLSGQTPAEMCERWRTLDVKDFVSLMPLDDYARPWKLHALGDADGIIQRVFPHLGVDVDAIRANRDRTGTFNVCDFARKTNEAIPHTDVDRDLLVAGISLPLFMPPVARDGHLYLDSVWIQDANVMEAVRRGADEVWVVWCIGNTPQYHDGFFRQYVHMIELSANGALFAELEQVRELNARILAGEHVAGHARPITVHLIKPEHPLPLDPDFYAGHVTAATLIDQGYSDAWRYLSVALAQGLPLTPEITQMTEPSYDLSFRETMSGPLAMGTTDPEAGAHDGRSTPFTMHCTITIDDMEAFIRDANHAARLVAHVQFKPLGMDLPVRDGSFNLFRATDDPRTKIMTYGLRFQAHGQDYYLDGTKTLHDDPGPDLWRDTTRLYSYLHEGPDARGPVVGAGVLVLGMRELLHLVASMHSTRGGVEGAGMVARFGRLFLGALWDLYAPEAPVREREGEATHGHEG, encoded by the coding sequence ATGAGCCCGGCCGCGTCGCGATGGCTGGAGCGCCAGGCCCGCGTCAACGGGCGTCCGTGGCGCTGGGCCCTGGCGGCCATCGGGTGGATCACCCTGGTGACCGGCGCGGCGCAGATGCTCCTGCCGGGGGTGGAGCTGCGCGTGCTGCGCGCGGATGCGTCCGCAGCGCCCGCGCACTTCTTCCGCATCGTGGGCATGTTCATGGTGCTGTTCGGCGGCCTGCTGCTGCACGGCCTGCACGAGCCCCGCGCGAACCCGGCCGCCTTCCTGTGGACGGGCCTCCAGAAGGTGGGGGCCTGCGGGATGGTGGCGATTGGCGTGGGGCGCGGCCTGCTGTCGCCGCTGGCGCTGGGGGTGGCGGCGTTCGACGCGCTGAGCGCCGTGCTGGTGCTGGGGTTCTACGCGTCACTGCGCCAGCGCGAGCAGATCATCTCCGTGCTCAAGCCCCAGGTGGCGGAGGAGGAGGAGGCGCCGGAGCCGGAGCCCACCCGGGAGGCGACCAGCCCCTCCGTCAGCACGCTGCGCGTGGCGGATGCGACCCGCGAGCCCAGACCGCTGGGGAGGCCTCTGCGGGCGCTCGGGGATGATCCGGGCGTCCAGGCGTCGTCGGCGGAGGCGCCCCGGCGCTCGCTGGTGCTCGCGGGCGGCGGCATGCGCGTCGCATGGCAGGCCGGCGTGCTGCGCGCGCTGACGGACGCGCGGCTGTCCTTCAACCACGCGGACGGCACGTCGGGCGGCATCATCACCCTGGCGATGTGGCTGTCCGGCCAGACCCCCGCGGAGATGTGCGAGCGGTGGCGGACGCTGGACGTGAAGGACTTCGTGTCGCTGATGCCGCTGGACGACTACGCGCGGCCCTGGAAGCTGCACGCGCTGGGGGACGCGGACGGCATCATCCAGCGCGTCTTCCCGCACCTGGGCGTGGACGTGGACGCCATCCGCGCGAACCGCGACCGCACGGGCACCTTCAACGTCTGTGACTTCGCCCGGAAGACGAACGAGGCCATCCCGCACACGGACGTGGACCGCGACCTGCTGGTGGCGGGCATCTCCCTGCCGCTCTTCATGCCCCCCGTGGCCAGGGACGGCCACCTCTACCTGGACTCGGTGTGGATCCAGGACGCCAACGTGATGGAGGCCGTGCGCCGGGGCGCGGACGAGGTGTGGGTCGTCTGGTGCATCGGCAACACGCCCCAGTACCACGACGGCTTCTTCCGACAGTACGTCCACATGATCGAGCTGAGCGCGAACGGCGCGCTCTTCGCGGAGCTGGAGCAGGTGCGCGAGCTCAACGCGCGCATCCTCGCGGGCGAGCACGTGGCGGGACACGCGCGGCCCATCACCGTGCACCTCATCAAGCCGGAGCACCCGCTGCCGCTGGACCCGGACTTCTACGCGGGCCACGTCACGGCCGCGACCCTCATCGACCAGGGCTACTCGGACGCCTGGCGCTACCTGTCCGTGGCGCTCGCCCAGGGGCTGCCCCTCACCCCGGAGATCACGCAGATGACCGAACCCTCCTATGACCTGTCCTTCCGAGAGACGATGTCCGGCCCCCTCGCGATGGGCACCACCGACCCCGAGGCCGGCGCCCATGACGGGCGCTCCACGCCCTTCACCATGCACTGCACCATCACCATCGACGACATGGAGGCGTTCATCCGCGACGCCAACCACGCGGCGCGGCTGGTGGCGCACGTGCAGTTCAAGCCACTGGGCATGGACCTGCCCGTGCGCGACGGGAGCTTCAACCTCTTCCGCGCCACGGATGATCCGCGCACGAAGATCATGACCTACGGCCTGCGCTTCCAGGCCCACGGCCAGGACTACTACCTGGACGGCACGAAGACGCTGCACGACGACCCGGGGCCCGACCTCTGGCGCGACACCACGCGCCTCTACAGCTACCTGCACGAAGGCCCGGACGCGCGCGGCCCGGTGGTGGGCGCGGGCGTGCTGGTGCTGGGCATGCGGGAGCTGCTCCACCTGGTCGCCAGCATGCACTCGACGCGCGGGGGCGTGGAGGGCGCGGGCATGGTGGCCCGCTTCGGCCGCCTGTTCCTGGGCGCGCTCTGGGACCTCTACGCGCCGGAGGCGCCGGTGCGTGAGCGGGAAGGGGAGGCCACGCATGGCCACGAGGGCTGA